From a single Pseudomonas sp. A34-9 genomic region:
- the mnxG gene encoding manganese-oxidizing multicopper oxidase MnxG, whose translation MVGIHHAPSLLNWLLILASMLSVELAGAAVRCERNLVANVVAFDQPLMFNRLGAQNINGMMFALRRDVVDEHEQSLAYGGAAVPGKVSLRPDKRPRPLVLRVAAGDCLTINLQNLLDYQANPNKHFENEGEEEGAENANGAEDFKVDEQVADRHVGFQVNGLQAVNSIDDISSFTGRNANSLVPPGASRSYTLYAEREGAFAVSSRGATFGGEGAAGNVANGLFGQVVVLPKGARTYRNTLTEEEMRLATTGRAPTGQPIVDYQARYPQREPWLREGKAGTPIIGMVDGNEIISSESDAIVMGSNADGSFPSSTYPLESMGKRNPAIPNRLEPFRDFASQFQDETAATQAFPAYWADPVMAHVLEPTRDSFMINYGSGGMGAEVVANRLGVGPMHDCLSCAYEEFFLSSHTVGDVAMLVDVPANTGLENIAPGQTPRADQIGVKATMALYPSEPSNVNHSYIGDFVKFRNTHNGHEQHIFHLHGHQWLFNPNDDNSDYVDAQGIGPGAGYTYEIANGGSGNRNRVAGDAIYHCHFYPHFAQGMWAMWRVHDVFEEGTRLDVSQQGADGYHSEPFALRSGKPAAGARALPDGEIVAGTPIPAIVPLPGKAMAPMPGKVVVVPKIGETLVAGHDDDEDEEEGDDDGEHHGGNAGGQAIGSLALVDRSEANRNSDGSLKNPGYPFWIGGMESSVGQRPPTPPLDMLDAATAQSLKASGKALWANLDPAQSGGWDGGLQRHALDGVAAGGEAHTVTTSLDFSKAVTRAKPIYLPEEGTEVEQAAMAFHAKKDHPSYALLPGNQVVAKAFRTNGALPMAGAPYYEPCMDDRQKRLTSSAGSGEFNSGERIDGMSFVGASSFTADRPRIYKAANIQFDAVYNKVGYHFPQARILALWEDAWPVITKQRPPEPLVMRMNTFDCVQYQQTNLVPATYEMDDYQVRTPTDVIGQHIHLPKWDLTSADGSSNGWNYEDGVLSPGAVQERIHAIREFNQCASTDPRDGTQACPKAKNHPFFGQYGRADWLGARTAMQRWFVDPVVNAKGVDRGLGTIFTHDHLGPSTHQQIGLYATVLAEPAGSTWFHAETGEPLYSGARQDGGPTSWQAVINTGDLDGDGKNDSFREFFLEYSDFQHAYEAGVYVGAGPNGVPNAQAFPATADSFRYAINPPVRNNASNLLEGVLEVQGGQVPGCPSRPCPQAISVDDPGMFVVNYRNEPLALRVYDPNKVGPDGKRGMQADGLGGDLSFAMQSRTDRAIPAMNLAPNLLTSATGPTGGTTLFPPHINKGGAEPGDPFTPMLRTYTGDNVRLRVHAGGHEEEHNVTLHGVKWLQSGSGFGNSSNSGWRASQMIGISEQMGFIAPVSMLSSSAATTGDYLYSMDASIEGYWSGIWGVMRNYTAKRNDLFAIPNNPNPAGMRNTVAFEGSCPRISANPNGIGTRPTVQRNYEVVAALANDILGNALGLTIGDPEGLGQHVGGPLNPAGGTLVLNSRTVSIPQVTVTDPEDGETITIGGQSGPLHDPTAILYVRKSDLDPLSGKLKPGIPVEPLVLRAAAGDCINITLENRLPSVMPDLTQTAVMQGMVKRDRNSGLGSTTFSNNLMRPSSHVGLHAQLLAYDITKSDGANVGANPIQTVPPRVGNSGAYPTRTYQYYAGHLEREGKPVTQLGRSVDNINATAVEFGGLNITPADVIKQPQKGLGGAMSILPIGATWVDDARKVNATVTAPGQTSYRDFAMVWHKALNTRWANGRPVEGIAAEGFGVPTDPQDNSSMAINYKTEPLWYRFGLAPDAPFGHADGAGYGDMTNAHMAYSNALVGGDPQTPVLYAKPGQPLRTHILMPSGGSRGTTFQLDGHVWSVNPFQAEKSDTGGYPMGSPGVGSVRFGYNPMSMYIGAHESILPAAHFSFMIPSAGGSNAIPGDYLFRDYAAYGNTSGLWGLLRVTNEPEPAPQGQ comes from the coding sequence GTGAACAGCATTGATGACATCTCTTCATTCACCGGGCGTAACGCCAACAGCCTGGTGCCACCGGGCGCGAGCCGCTCCTACACCTTGTACGCCGAGCGTGAAGGCGCGTTTGCCGTCAGCAGCCGTGGCGCAACGTTCGGTGGCGAGGGCGCGGCCGGCAACGTTGCCAATGGCTTGTTCGGTCAGGTCGTCGTGCTGCCCAAGGGCGCTCGCACCTATCGCAACACCCTCACCGAAGAAGAAATGCGCCTTGCCACCACGGGCCGCGCGCCCACCGGCCAACCGATCGTCGACTACCAGGCGCGCTACCCGCAACGCGAACCGTGGTTGCGCGAAGGCAAGGCCGGTACGCCGATCATCGGCATGGTCGACGGTAATGAAATCATTTCCAGCGAAAGCGATGCGATTGTCATGGGCAGCAACGCCGACGGCAGTTTCCCGTCCAGTACCTATCCGCTGGAATCGATGGGCAAACGCAACCCGGCGATCCCCAACCGGTTGGAACCGTTCCGTGATTTTGCCTCGCAGTTCCAGGACGAAACCGCCGCCACCCAAGCGTTCCCCGCGTACTGGGCCGATCCGGTGATGGCCCATGTGCTGGAGCCGACCCGCGACTCGTTCATGATCAACTACGGCTCCGGCGGCATGGGCGCCGAAGTGGTCGCCAACCGCTTGGGCGTGGGGCCGATGCACGATTGCCTGTCGTGCGCCTATGAAGAATTCTTCCTCAGCTCGCACACCGTCGGCGATGTGGCGATGCTGGTGGATGTGCCGGCCAATACCGGGCTTGAGAACATCGCCCCGGGCCAGACCCCACGCGCCGATCAGATCGGTGTGAAAGCCACCATGGCCCTGTATCCATCGGAGCCGTCGAACGTCAACCACAGCTACATCGGTGACTTCGTCAAATTCCGCAATACCCACAATGGCCACGAGCAGCACATCTTCCACCTGCACGGCCATCAGTGGCTGTTCAACCCCAACGACGACAACTCCGATTACGTCGACGCCCAAGGCATCGGTCCGGGCGCCGGTTACACCTATGAAATCGCCAACGGTGGTTCGGGCAACCGCAACCGCGTGGCCGGTGATGCGATCTATCACTGTCATTTCTATCCACACTTCGCCCAGGGCATGTGGGCCATGTGGCGGGTGCACGATGTGTTCGAAGAAGGCACTCGCCTCGATGTTTCGCAGCAGGGCGCCGACGGCTATCACAGCGAACCGTTTGCCCTGCGCAGCGGCAAACCGGCGGCCGGGGCAAGGGCCTTGCCCGATGGTGAAATCGTCGCCGGTACACCGATTCCGGCCATTGTTCCGCTGCCGGGCAAAGCCATGGCGCCGATGCCCGGCAAAGTGGTGGTGGTGCCGAAAATCGGTGAAACACTGGTCGCCGGCCATGATGACGACGAGGATGAAGAAGAGGGCGATGACGATGGCGAGCACCATGGCGGCAACGCGGGTGGTCAAGCCATCGGCTCACTGGCGCTGGTCGATCGCAGCGAAGCCAATCGCAATTCCGACGGCAGTCTGAAAAACCCTGGCTATCCGTTCTGGATCGGTGGCATGGAAAGTTCGGTCGGCCAGCGTCCACCAACGCCGCCACTGGACATGCTCGACGCGGCCACCGCGCAATCGCTCAAGGCCAGCGGCAAAGCGCTGTGGGCCAATCTCGACCCGGCACAGTCCGGCGGTTGGGATGGCGGCTTGCAGCGGCACGCACTGGATGGCGTCGCGGCCGGTGGCGAAGCGCACACCGTGACCACCTCGCTGGACTTCTCCAAGGCAGTCACCCGCGCCAAACCGATTTACCTGCCGGAAGAAGGCACCGAAGTCGAACAGGCGGCGATGGCCTTCCACGCGAAAAAAGATCACCCAAGCTACGCCTTGCTGCCCGGCAATCAAGTGGTGGCCAAGGCGTTTCGCACCAACGGTGCCTTGCCGATGGCCGGCGCACCCTATTACGAACCGTGCATGGACGACCGCCAGAAACGCCTGACCAGCAGCGCTGGCAGTGGCGAATTCAACAGCGGTGAACGCATCGACGGCATGTCCTTTGTCGGCGCCTCGAGCTTCACTGCTGACCGCCCGCGAATCTACAAAGCCGCCAACATCCAGTTTGATGCGGTGTACAACAAAGTCGGTTATCACTTCCCGCAGGCGCGCATTCTGGCGCTGTGGGAAGACGCCTGGCCGGTGATCACCAAGCAGCGTCCGCCAGAGCCGCTGGTGATGCGCATGAACACTTTCGATTGCGTGCAATACCAGCAAACCAACCTGGTGCCGGCCACCTACGAGATGGACGACTATCAAGTGCGCACGCCGACCGATGTGATCGGCCAGCACATTCACTTGCCGAAGTGGGATCTGACTTCGGCAGACGGCTCGTCCAACGGCTGGAACTACGAGGACGGCGTGCTCTCGCCCGGTGCCGTGCAGGAACGTATTCACGCGATCCGTGAGTTCAACCAATGCGCCAGTACCGACCCGCGCGACGGCACCCAGGCCTGCCCGAAAGCCAAAAACCATCCGTTCTTCGGCCAGTATGGCCGCGCCGATTGGCTCGGTGCGCGCACGGCGATGCAGCGCTGGTTCGTCGATCCGGTGGTCAACGCCAAAGGCGTCGATCGCGGCCTCGGCACCATCTTCACCCACGACCACTTAGGCCCATCGACGCACCAGCAGATTGGTCTGTACGCCACCGTGTTGGCCGAACCGGCCGGTTCCACCTGGTTCCATGCCGAGACCGGCGAACCGTTGTACAGCGGCGCGCGGCAGGACGGCGGCCCGACCTCATGGCAAGCGGTGATCAACACCGGTGACCTCGATGGCGACGGCAAGAACGACAGCTTCCGCGAGTTCTTCCTCGAGTACAGCGACTTCCAGCACGCCTATGAGGCTGGCGTCTACGTCGGTGCCGGCCCTAACGGTGTGCCCAATGCGCAGGCATTCCCGGCGACCGCCGACAGCTTCCGCTACGCAATCAATCCGCCAGTGCGCAACAACGCCAGCAATCTGCTTGAGGGCGTGCTGGAAGTGCAGGGCGGTCAGGTTCCGGGTTGCCCGAGCCGGCCGTGTCCGCAGGCGATTTCGGTGGATGATCCGGGCATGTTCGTCGTCAACTATCGCAACGAACCGCTGGCCCTGCGTGTGTACGACCCGAACAAGGTTGGCCCGGATGGCAAGCGCGGCATGCAGGCCGACGGCCTCGGCGGCGATCTATCGTTCGCCATGCAAAGCCGTACCGACCGGGCAATTCCGGCGATGAACCTGGCGCCGAATCTGCTCACCTCGGCGACCGGCCCAACCGGCGGCACCACGCTGTTCCCGCCGCACATCAACAAGGGCGGCGCCGAACCGGGTGACCCGTTCACGCCGATGCTGCGCACCTATACCGGCGACAACGTGCGGCTGCGGGTGCATGCCGGCGGCCATGAGGAAGAGCACAACGTCACCCTGCACGGTGTGAAATGGCTGCAGAGCGGTTCCGGTTTCGGCAACAGCTCCAACTCCGGTTGGCGCGCGTCGCAGATGATCGGTATTTCCGAGCAGATGGGCTTTATTGCGCCGGTGTCGATGCTGTCCAGTTCCGCTGCGACCACGGGCGACTATCTGTATTCGATGGACGCCTCGATCGAAGGCTACTGGAGCGGTATCTGGGGGGTGATGCGTAACTACACCGCCAAACGCAATGACCTGTTTGCCATCCCCAACAACCCGAATCCGGCGGGCATGCGCAATACCGTAGCGTTCGAGGGCAGTTGCCCACGGATCAGCGCCAACCCCAATGGCATCGGCACGCGGCCGACGGTACAGCGCAACTATGAAGTAGTCGCGGCGCTGGCCAATGACATTCTCGGCAATGCGCTGGGCCTGACCATCGGCGATCCCGAAGGGCTCGGTCAGCATGTCGGCGGGCCGCTGAATCCGGCGGGCGGCACCCTGGTGCTGAACTCGCGCACGGTGAGCATTCCACAAGTCACCGTGACCGATCCGGAGGATGGCGAAACCATCACCATCGGCGGGCAGAGCGGGCCGTTGCATGACCCGACGGCCATTCTGTATGTGCGCAAATCCGATCTGGATCCGCTCAGCGGCAAGCTCAAACCCGGCATCCCGGTCGAACCACTGGTGCTGCGTGCAGCTGCGGGGGATTGCATCAACATCACCCTGGAAAACCGTCTGCCGAGCGTGATGCCTGACCTGACGCAAACCGCGGTGATGCAAGGCATGGTCAAGCGTGATCGCAACAGCGGTCTGGGCTCGACCACCTTCAGTAACAACCTGATGCGGCCGTCCAGCCACGTCGGCCTGCACGCGCAATTGCTGGCGTATGACATCACCAAATCCGACGGTGCCAACGTCGGCGCCAACCCGATCCAGACCGTGCCACCGCGCGTCGGCAACAGCGGCGCGTACCCGACGCGTACCTATCAGTACTACGCCGGGCACCTGGAGCGTGAGGGCAAACCGGTGACTCAACTGGGGCGCAGCGTCGACAACATCAACGCCACGGCGGTGGAGTTCGGCGGTTTGAACATCACCCCGGCGGACGTGATCAAGCAACCGCAAAAAGGCCTCGGCGGGGCAATGAGCATCCTGCCGATCGGCGCGACCTGGGTTGACGATGCGCGCAAGGTCAACGCTACGGTTACGGCACCTGGGCAGACCAGCTACCGCGATTTCGCGATGGTCTGGCACAAGGCGTTGAACACCCGCTGGGCCAACGGCCGGCCGGTGGAGGGGATTGCCGCCGAGGGTTTCGGCGTGCCGACCGATCCGCAGGACAACTCGAGCATGGCGATCAACTACAAGACCGAACCGCTGTGGTATCGCTTCGGCCTCGCTCCGGATGCACCGTTTGGTCATGCCGATGGCGCGGGTTACGGCGACATGACCAATGCGCACATGGCTTACAGCAATGCGCTGGTCGGTGGCGATCCGCAGACGCCGGTGCTCTATGCCAAGCCGGGACAACCGTTGCGCACGCACATCCTGATGCCGAGCGGCGGCAGTCGCGGCACGACGTTCCAGCTCGACGGGCATGTCTGGTCGGTGAACCCGTTCCAGGCCGAGAAGAGCGACACCGGTGGCTATCCGATGGGCTCGCCGGGCGTCGGCTCGGTGCGCTTCGGCTACAACCCGATGTCGATGTACATCGGCGCCCACGAAAGCATCCTGCCGGCCGCGCATTTCAGCTTCATGATCCCCAGCGCCGGCGGCAGCAATGCGATCCCGGGGGACTACCTGTTCCGAGACTACGCGGCCTACGGCAACACCTCCGGATTATGGGGATTGCTGCGCGTGACCAACGAACCGGAACCGGCGCCGCAAGGGCAGTAG
- a CDS encoding YncE family protein: protein MNRIINIIGICTLALAGALLTLSEIALAQTGGGQTLARDGVAVDFNLKPLAADGKLREGEFADVQFHITDSASGQPLSGVAPGAWVDPQTLAADQAQGREKSCKARVGVFLKSNIGARPLLDLNSYFLLVMNRDASIAVVDPSVSVGGITSTLARIELKQPPMDWVTPKDNKRVFVSMPTAGEVAVIDSEQFKVFDSIAAGSQPVRVALQPDERLLWVGNNASKAEDSGVTVIDSQSLKPLKHLKTGRGHHEISFSKDSRFAFVSNRDDGTVSVIDIASLNIVQQIKTGAHPLSVAYSPLSGAVYVADGKDGTVTVIDASTHAIRQVIKLQQGLGPMGFSADGRFGVVLNTVENRASVIDAATNSAIHDLDVSAEPYQVVFTKAYAYIRGLASPKVTMINLSSLGEGRQPISQGFEAGPQAPRLAGDLPLASSLAVSRDDNAVFVVNPVDNTTYFYAEGMNAPMSGYPNRGQIARAAMVIDRSLREVSPGLYSARVKLPAAGRFDVAFLLNQPNIIHCFTAQIDPDGKPQKHLGQPKVEFLLDKTAVALNDPYVVRFRIVQGKDKTQRSGVKDVQLRYYLAPTSHPREVAALEVADGVYEAPITLDRSGAWYLHVRAASLGAGFDDKTFASVRVAPGLAR, encoded by the coding sequence ATGAACAGGATCATCAACATCATCGGTATTTGTACGCTGGCCCTGGCCGGGGCGTTGCTGACGCTGAGTGAGATTGCGCTGGCGCAAACCGGGGGCGGGCAGACGTTGGCGCGCGATGGTGTGGCGGTGGATTTCAACCTCAAGCCACTGGCCGCCGACGGCAAACTGCGCGAAGGCGAATTCGCCGATGTGCAGTTCCACATCACTGACAGCGCTTCCGGCCAACCTTTGTCTGGTGTGGCGCCGGGCGCCTGGGTCGATCCGCAAACCCTCGCCGCCGATCAAGCCCAGGGCCGTGAAAAGAGCTGCAAGGCCCGGGTCGGGGTGTTTCTCAAATCCAATATCGGCGCGCGACCGTTGCTCGACCTCAACAGCTATTTCCTGCTGGTGATGAACCGCGACGCCAGCATCGCCGTGGTCGATCCCTCGGTCTCGGTCGGCGGCATCACCAGCACCCTCGCGCGGATCGAACTCAAACAACCGCCGATGGACTGGGTCACCCCCAAAGACAACAAACGCGTATTCGTCTCGATGCCGACGGCCGGCGAAGTGGCTGTCATCGACAGCGAGCAATTCAAAGTCTTCGACTCGATCGCCGCCGGCAGCCAACCGGTGCGCGTGGCGCTGCAACCGGATGAACGCCTGCTGTGGGTCGGCAACAACGCCAGCAAAGCCGAAGACTCCGGCGTGACGGTAATCGACAGCCAAAGCCTCAAGCCCCTCAAACATTTAAAGACCGGGCGCGGCCACCACGAAATCAGCTTCAGCAAGGACAGCCGCTTTGCCTTCGTCAGCAACCGCGACGACGGCACCGTCAGCGTGATCGACATCGCCAGCCTGAACATCGTCCAGCAGATCAAAACCGGCGCTCATCCGTTATCCGTCGCCTATTCGCCATTGTCCGGCGCGGTCTACGTCGCCGACGGCAAGGACGGCACCGTAACCGTCATCGACGCCAGCACGCACGCCATCCGCCAGGTGATCAAGTTGCAACAAGGCCTCGGCCCGATGGGCTTCAGCGCCGACGGCCGCTTCGGTGTGGTGCTCAATACCGTGGAAAACCGCGCCAGTGTCATCGATGCGGCGACCAACAGCGCCATTCACGATCTGGACGTCAGCGCCGAACCCTATCAAGTGGTGTTCACCAAGGCCTACGCCTACATCCGCGGGCTCGCTTCACCGAAAGTCACCATGATCAACCTGTCCTCCCTCGGCGAAGGTCGCCAACCGATCAGTCAAGGCTTCGAAGCCGGCCCGCAAGCGCCGCGCCTGGCCGGGGACCTACCGCTGGCCTCAAGCCTGGCGGTGTCGCGTGACGACAACGCAGTGTTCGTGGTCAACCCGGTCGACAACACCACCTACTTCTACGCCGAAGGCATGAACGCGCCGATGTCCGGTTACCCCAACCGTGGCCAGATCGCCCGCGCCGCCATGGTCATCGACCGCAGCCTGCGCGAAGTCTCGCCGGGACTCTACAGCGCGCGGGTCAAGCTGCCGGCAGCGGGGCGCTTTGATGTGGCGTTCCTGCTCAATCAGCCGAACATCATTCATTGCTTTACCGCGCAGATTGATCCTGACGGCAAACCGCAAAAACACCTCGGCCAACCGAAAGTCGAGTTCCTTCTCGACAAGACTGCCGTGGCGCTCAACGACCCCTACGTCGTGCGTTTCCGCATCGTCCAAGGCAAAGACAAAACCCAGCGCAGCGGCGTGAAAGACGTGCAACTGCGCTACTACCTCGCGCCCACCTCGCACCCGCGCGAAGTGGCGGCGCTGGAAGTCGCCGATGGCGTCTACGAAGCACCCATCACCCTCGACCGCAGCGGCGCCTGGTACCTGCATGTGCGTGCGGCATCGCTGGGCGCCGGTTTCGATGACAAGACCTTTGCCAGCGTTCGGGTAGCCCCCGGCCTGGCCCGTTGA
- a CDS encoding SCO family protein — MNRFASTGLLTMCLLSLGLQQAQAHSADEHAGHKAPASNSQEHAQVKFANVPLLDQNGKTVRLEQDLVQGKIVVMSFIYTSCTTVCPVVSSIMGKVQKQLGARVGKEVQLVSISVDPQRDDPKRLQDYARTFQRGPGWSWLTGSPQSINETLKGLGSFGGDLKNHQPLILVGDGDSRHWMRYYGFTDPALLAKEVEKLSGLRTHAKHTAIAMEQQP; from the coding sequence ATGAACCGATTTGCATCCACTGGCCTGCTGACCATGTGCCTGCTGAGCCTCGGCCTCCAACAAGCCCAAGCCCATTCGGCGGACGAGCACGCCGGGCACAAGGCCCCGGCCAGCAACAGCCAGGAACATGCTCAGGTGAAGTTCGCCAACGTGCCGCTGCTCGACCAGAACGGCAAAACCGTGCGCCTGGAACAAGACCTGGTTCAGGGCAAAATTGTCGTCATGAGTTTCATCTACACCAGTTGCACCACGGTGTGCCCGGTGGTCTCGTCGATCATGGGCAAGGTGCAAAAACAACTCGGCGCGCGGGTCGGCAAGGAAGTGCAACTGGTGTCGATCAGCGTCGACCCGCAGCGCGACGACCCGAAACGCCTGCAGGATTACGCCCGCACCTTCCAGCGCGGCCCGGGCTGGAGCTGGCTGACAGGCTCGCCGCAGTCGATCAACGAAACCCTCAAGGGCCTCGGCAGTTTCGGTGGCGACCTCAAGAATCATCAGCCGCTGATCCTCGTCGGCGACGGCGATAGCCGCCACTGGATGCGCTACTACGGCTTCACCGATCCTGCGCTGCTGGCCAAGGAAGTGGAAAAACTCAGCGGCCTGCGCACCCACGCCAAACACACCGCCATCGCCATGGAGCAACAGCCATGA
- a CDS encoding SCO family protein — MRLLDWISLTVCFWILSNVAFAHEGHVSEPPAAVTAAPAKGTHDAKTWFTDTPLQDQNGETLRFYSDALQNRIVLLNVIFTSCNDACPLITRKLKEVRELLGDKAQDITFISLTSDPLRDTPAVLKAYTLKQGSDDPHWLFLTGDKAQMDLVLSRIGQIVPTPEQHSTQLIVGDVANKRWSKIRPDAPAAAIAQRLQLLTMPVAGR, encoded by the coding sequence ATGAGACTGCTCGACTGGATCTCCCTGACCGTGTGTTTCTGGATTCTGAGTAACGTCGCGTTCGCTCACGAAGGCCACGTCTCTGAACCGCCAGCCGCTGTGACTGCCGCGCCGGCCAAAGGCACCCACGACGCGAAAACCTGGTTCACCGACACGCCGTTGCAGGATCAGAACGGCGAGACTTTGCGTTTCTATAGCGATGCACTACAAAACCGCATCGTTCTGCTCAACGTGATCTTCACCAGTTGCAACGATGCCTGCCCGCTGATCACTCGCAAGCTCAAGGAAGTCCGCGAGCTGCTGGGCGACAAGGCGCAGGACATCACCTTCATTTCCCTTACCAGTGACCCGCTGCGCGATACGCCGGCGGTGCTCAAGGCTTACACCTTGAAGCAGGGTTCCGATGACCCTCATTGGCTTTTTCTCACCGGCGACAAGGCGCAGATGGATCTGGTATTGAGCCGTATCGGCCAGATCGTGCCGACGCCCGAGCAGCATTCCACGCAGTTGATCGTCGGCGATGTCGCCAATAAACGCTGGAGCAAAATCCGTCCCGATGCCCCGGCCGCCGCCATTGCCCAGCGCTTGCAGTTGCTGACAATGCCCGTGGCCGGCCGCTGA
- a CDS encoding ABC transporter substrate-binding protein, with protein sequence MNLSRVLALILLAGVSLGASAVPLTAQEAAGKRLYRQGLSASGEAIMARVGAADVLLPATSLPCANCHGADGLGRPEGGVRPPELNWARLTSTYGQQQVNGRSYPAYSESSLAIAIEQGRDPGHNRLDPSMPRFLLSMKDQRNLTAYLKRLADERDPGLDAETLHLGTLLPSQGPLAEEGATVAAVLNGSVARINQAGGIHGRQLRLTVIDPGPDRASAEHALQQLIEQEHVFALIAPLAPALGSELGPRLEQAGVPLIGPMSILGTLQASPQIFEPLPGLREQLIALADYATASLRVLQGPTLIAYPDDPAQTLAAQNLGQYLQDHGWQKVHLQAYDAAVDALPLGSRSVFYLGSGGGFSRLATRLQSAGQVPYLFAASSQVAGDLLQVPDGFTRRVFLAYPFVPSDWTQAGRMALTLLREGQGLGAQHAVLQVGAYASMLLLSEGMKQAGRDASREKLVAALEGLHDFDTGLTPRLSFGPGRRLGLSGAHVVTVDLPDQRFYLVAPYKPIVASP encoded by the coding sequence ATGAACCTGAGCCGCGTACTCGCCCTGATCCTGCTCGCTGGCGTCAGCCTTGGCGCGAGTGCTGTGCCGTTGACTGCGCAGGAGGCGGCGGGCAAGCGCCTGTACCGCCAAGGCTTGTCGGCCAGCGGTGAAGCGATCATGGCGCGGGTGGGCGCGGCGGATGTGTTGTTGCCAGCGACCAGCCTGCCGTGCGCCAACTGCCACGGCGCCGATGGCCTCGGTCGACCTGAGGGCGGCGTGCGTCCACCCGAGTTGAACTGGGCGCGGCTGACCAGCACGTATGGCCAGCAGCAGGTCAACGGCCGCAGCTATCCGGCCTACAGCGAAAGCTCGCTGGCCATTGCCATTGAGCAGGGCCGCGACCCCGGCCACAATCGCCTCGACCCGAGCATGCCGCGCTTTCTGCTGTCGATGAAAGATCAGCGCAACCTCACCGCCTATCTCAAGCGCCTCGCCGATGAGCGCGATCCCGGCCTCGACGCCGAGACTTTGCACCTCGGCACCTTGCTGCCCAGCCAAGGGCCGCTGGCCGAGGAGGGCGCGACGGTGGCGGCGGTACTCAACGGTAGTGTGGCGCGGATTAATCAGGCCGGCGGCATTCATGGACGGCAATTGCGCCTGACGGTGATCGACCCCGGCCCGGATCGCGCCAGCGCCGAGCACGCCTTGCAGCAGTTGATCGAGCAGGAACACGTGTTCGCCTTGATCGCACCGCTGGCGCCGGCCCTCGGCAGCGAACTCGGGCCGCGCCTGGAACAGGCCGGCGTGCCGCTGATCGGGCCGATGTCGATCCTCGGCACCCTGCAGGCCAGTCCGCAGATATTCGAGCCATTGCCGGGATTGCGTGAGCAGTTGATCGCGCTGGCCGATTACGCCACGGCAAGTTTGCGCGTGCTGCAAGGGCCAACGCTGATTGCGTATCCCGATGACCCGGCACAAACACTGGCCGCGCAAAACCTCGGCCAGTACTTGCAGGATCACGGCTGGCAGAAAGTCCATCTGCAAGCCTACGACGCGGCGGTGGATGCGCTACCACTTGGCTCGCGTTCAGTGTTTTATCTGGGCAGTGGCGGCGGCTTCAGTCGTCTGGCGACGCGGCTGCAAAGCGCCGGGCAAGTGCCTTATCTGTTTGCCGCCTCCAGCCAGGTCGCCGGCGATCTGCTGCAAGTCCCTGATGGTTTCACCCGACGGGTGTTTCTCGCTTATCCGTTCGTGCCCAGCGACTGGACCCAGGCCGGGCGCATGGCCCTGACGTTATTGCGCGAAGGCCAAGGTCTCGGCGCTCAGCACGCGGTGCTGCAAGTCGGCGCCTACGCTTCGATGCTGCTGTTGAGCGAAGGCATGAAACAGGCCGGCCGCGATGCCAGTCGCGAGAAACTGGTGGCGGCGCTGGAAGGCCTGCACGACTTCGACACCGGCCTGACTCCGCGCCTGAGTTTCGGCCCCGGTCGACGCCTGGGCTTGAGCGGCGCGCACGTGGTCACCGTGGATTTGCCCGATCAGCGTTTCTATCTGGTCGCGCCCTATAAACCGATTGTTGCCAGCCCCTGA
- a CDS encoding SurA N-terminal domain-containing protein, with protein sequence MKRTTLILLLTCWLPLAWANNEPAVARVNGEEISGFRFERFFAEYLEDQGRAVTSIRSPKAYKELRQAALQMLIDKELLWQESQKRGRQVDEQALRQQIEQTRMAIGGADKFVRRLQDAGFDEASFTEYTRRELAAQQMFAELIRANTLQPRHLLIRVPEQADAATVAAARLRLMQMRASIVSGATFASDPLRSPFGWHVIYLQNHLEAADVPDLQGLDSVRAELARQQQTQARRQVLAQLRAQNRIERIDDD encoded by the coding sequence ATGAAACGCACAACGCTGATCTTGCTGCTGACTTGCTGGCTGCCGCTGGCGTGGGCCAATAACGAACCGGCCGTGGCGCGAGTCAATGGCGAGGAGATTTCCGGGTTTCGCTTCGAGCGTTTCTTCGCCGAATACCTGGAAGATCAGGGCCGCGCGGTGACGAGTATTCGCAGCCCCAAGGCCTACAAGGAACTGCGGCAGGCGGCGCTGCAAATGCTGATCGACAAAGAATTGCTGTGGCAGGAATCGCAGAAGCGTGGCCGGCAAGTCGACGAGCAAGCGCTGCGTCAGCAGATCGAGCAAACCCGCATGGCCATCGGCGGTGCGGATAAATTCGTCCGGCGCTTGCAGGACGCCGGTTTCGATGAGGCGTCCTTCACCGAGTACACCCGCCGTGAACTGGCGGCGCAGCAGATGTTCGCCGAGCTGATCCGGGCCAATACCTTGCAACCCCGCCACCTGCTGATCCGCGTGCCCGAGCAAGCGGATGCAGCCACAGTCGCCGCAGCGCGTCTACGCTTGATGCAAATGCGCGCCTCGATTGTCAGCGGGGCGACGTTTGCCAGCGATCCGCTGCGTTCACCGTTCGGCTGGCATGTGATTTATTTGCAGAACCACTTGGAGGCCGCCGATGTCCCAGATTTGCAGGGGCTGGATTCAGTCAGGGCAGAGCTCGCCCGACAGCAGCAGACCCAGGCTCGTCGTCAGGTGCTCGCGCAATTACGGGCGCAGAACAGGATCGAACGAATTGACGACGATTGA